Genomic window (Deinococcus sp. Marseille-Q6407):
GGCGTCGTCGGTGGCCGCCCCGTAGTTGTCACCCAGCGCGTCGCGCAGGTCAAGCAGCGCGGCGTCCAGGCTGAGCGGATACTCACGGGGGGCAAGGATCATCAGACGCGCTCCGGCCAGTGGACGGTGCCGCCCTGGATGCCCGACTCGTCGAAGTGTGTCCAGCCGGTCAGAAACAGGCCGTCCGGGTTGAATACCACGGCCCGGACCTCGAAGCCGAACTGGTCAGACTCGCGCACGTCGGTGATCTTGGCGGCCCGGTGCGCGGGTTTGTACTCGCCGCCGGGTGTGCCGTAGCTGACGTAATGCACGTCGCGGCCCACGGTGGGCACCACGCCGCCGGTCAGCTGGGCGCCTTCGGGCTGAGGGCTGGCAAAGTTGACCACAGCAGTGTGCTGGAAGGTGGCGGCCTTCAGCTCGGCCGCCCCTGAGTCCAGCGCGCCTGCAGCCGCCTTGACCACGCTCAGGTAGAGGTGGTCTTTCAGCTGTTGCTCAGGCGGCAACTGGTCGTAGGGCACCATGCACGGGTGAGTCTTGGCTTCGGGGTCTTTCACCTCGCCGTACACCCAGCCGGTGGCTTCTTTCTCGGCCAGCCAGCTTTCGTGGGACTGCTGCGGCGTGTTGCCGCTTAGGGCACCTTCGATCCCCTTCAAGGCGCTCGCACGCTGCCAGTCTGGCGCGTCGTCCCAGGCCGGCTGGGAGTCGTCGCCGGTTGCGCGGCAGTAAGCCCGGTTCGCCTCGTGGGCGATGTGGGCCAGGACCAGCATCAGAGCGGCCCCTTTCACTGGCCGCCTTCTTTCGGCTCGATGAAGTTCTTGACCTTGGCCTTAATCAGCGCGTCCTTGATGGTCTTCTCGGACTTCTCGCCCAGGCCGTCAATCTGGCGGATGGGGCTTTCTTCCTGCCCTTCGGCCACGCGCAGACCAGCTTCAATCTTCTCCAGCGTGTCGAAGCCGTTCTCTGCCAGCTTGCTTGCCAGTGGGAAACCGTCAGGCACGGGCGTGCCTTCCGACTCTTCGCTGCTGGCAGGGGCCGGCGCCCCTTCCTGCTCAGGCTCCGGCGCGGGCTGCTCTACGCGCAGCGCGGCGCGAGCCTTCTCGATGTCACCCCCCTGAATGGCGTCTTCCAGCTTCCGGCTGTACTGGCGCTCGCCTGCCAGCAGCTCCCTGAACTCCCCCACCTCGGTCAGCTGGGCGGTCAGCTGGGCCACCTTGCCCCGTTCACCATTCAGCCGGATGGAGAGGTCTTGCACCTTACCCTGCTCAGCCTTCAGGTCGGCGGCCAGGTCGTGGTTGGCTTTAATGATGCGTTCCACTTCCACGCCGTCTTCCACGTCCTTGGAGGCATCAGCCACGGCGCCCTCTTCATACACGGGGGCACCACTGACCAGGGCAATGCTCAGCGGCACTTCCAGGTAAGGCTTGGCCTTGCTCGCCTCGAAGGGGCCGTAGGACTTGCCATCGCTGGCCTGCAGGGTCTGTCCCAGGCTCGTGATCTTCACCGTCTCGGTCATTCGGCGGCCTCGCTTTCGATCAGCACCAGGCGGCTGGCATTACGGATGACCGGCAGGCTGTTTTCTACGCCCTCGGCGCGCAGCTGGTAGGGGTCGTTTTCGGGGGTCCAGATGCGGCCCCAGCGGCCCAGCGACACGCCACGGAAGGTGCCTTCCACCGTGGGGGCCACATGCACGTAGCCCAGCGCCTGCTCAGGCACGGGCGTGCCGGTCAGGCTGACCAGCTGATTCGCGGTGTTGGCCCCAATGACGGCAATCACGTTGTCCTTGACCATCTGCACGCCGATGGTCTGGCCCACGTTGGTGGGGTCAATGATCTGCCCCTGGCGGCCGTAGCCGATAAGGGTGGCCGAGGTTACGCGGTCGCCGGTACTGACCAGCTGATTGGTGCCGCCGCTGATGGCGTACCGGGGCAGCCGGCGCACCTGCACCGTGCGGATGTTCCGCTGGGGGCTGTAGGTGTCGCTGATGACCTCGATCTCGTTGGCCTGGTTCGCCAGCACCTGCCGCAGCGTGTTCTGGCTCATCACCACGCCCACGCTGCCGCGCACGATGTCTTCTGCGTCGCCCAGCGCCTTCCAGAAGCCGGACTGGCTGCCGGACAGCCGCTGCTCGCCGGTCAGCTTGATGCGGTTGCGTTCGGGGATCTTGTAATCCACGAGCAGGCGGCGGCCGTTGAAGGTCCAGTCAATCTTGCCTTGGGTCAGCGCCGACATGGCGACGTACTCGGCGGTGTCGTCCAGCGCCTGCACCACGCCTTTTTCGTACAGGTTGTAGCCCGCTTCGGTCATGAAGTCGGCTACCGTGCGGCCGCTGGCCCGGTTCGCTTCGGCCAGCAGCAGCAGCTTGCCCAGCTGGCGTGCGGGTTCTTCCTCCAGGGGAATCGCCTGGGCGTACTTGGCGGTTTTGTGCCCATAGTCGTTCAGGCGGATAGAAGTGCCTTCAGGGTACTTGCTGTCCATGCCGACGTGGCCGGCCATCACGGTGTTGATTTCCATCTGGCCGCCCGACACTTCGTAGTCCGGCATGAGCTGCCGGGGCAGGAAGCGGCCCGACAGGTATTCGCTCGCTGCAGGCGGAGTGTTGGCCACCTCGATCAGGGCGCCGCCCGCGCTCAGCGTGGCAATGATGTCGTTCCAGTTGTATTCGTTCATCGCTTGTCCTCAGCCTTCAGGAAAGTGAACCGGGTCAGCTTGGCCTTCAGCTCAGTGCTGAGGGCGCGGCCTTTGGCGTCCGGCAGATAGGTTTCGTACACCACGCCGCCCGTGTAGGCGCCGTAGCCGCTGGCCGCTTCTACGCGGCTCTCTTCGATGGCCGGAGTCTTCAGCAGAAAGGCCGGATCCGTGCGGGCCGTATCTGCAGGGCCGCACA
Coding sequences:
- a CDS encoding RyR domain-containing protein encodes the protein MKGAALMLVLAHIAHEANRAYCRATGDDSQPAWDDAPDWQRASALKGIEGALSGNTPQQSHESWLAEKEATGWVYGEVKDPEAKTHPCMVPYDQLPPEQQLKDHLYLSVVKAAAGALDSGAAELKAATFQHTAVVNFASPQPEGAQLTGGVVPTVGRDVHYVSYGTPGGEYKPAHRAAKITDVRESDQFGFEVRAVVFNPDGLFLTGWTHFDESGIQGGTVHWPERV